In the genome of Pseudobdellovibrionaceae bacterium, one region contains:
- the tig gene encoding trigger factor, translated as MKSTIENVSSLERRLNIEVPAEVVTGAFDRVFKSIQKDAEIKGFRQGKAPLATIKSVYGGRVKQDVLQEVLQNAFFQAIQENKVNPVSSPEFEFTVDDLQEGKTFAFTANFEIRPEVNLKNYEGLTVEKEKLEVDDKRVDEVVENIKNAHAEWGDVLEDRPAQMGDMANLDFTGKLDGEPLENGAGTDFPLELGSSRFIPGFEEGIVGMKVGTTKTISLKFPENYHVAELAGKPVDFVTTLKGLKKKSLPELTPEFLAGKMGPGVETEAQLRENIKKDLNESEQKRIDSDMKNRLLRSLVRANPVDVPPSLLKEQKAALVEDMKNRLTQQGMTPDDFAAYTDKWEADFDTTAREMIQSGYLVDAVATKHELSYTDADLEKKYEEYAQQTGIDLARIKDFYSRPEQVQRLTYMITEEKVIDFLMKTAKVTEVKKENLKEKN; from the coding sequence ATGAAATCCACGATCGAAAATGTCAGCTCACTTGAGCGTCGCCTGAACATCGAAGTCCCCGCCGAAGTCGTCACTGGCGCCTTCGACCGCGTTTTCAAATCCATCCAGAAAGACGCCGAAATCAAAGGCTTCCGCCAAGGCAAAGCGCCGTTGGCGACCATCAAGTCTGTGTACGGTGGCCGCGTGAAGCAAGATGTCCTGCAAGAAGTTTTGCAGAATGCCTTCTTCCAAGCCATCCAAGAGAACAAAGTGAATCCCGTTTCGAGCCCCGAGTTCGAATTCACGGTCGATGACCTCCAAGAAGGCAAAACCTTCGCGTTCACCGCGAACTTCGAGATCCGTCCCGAAGTGAACCTGAAAAACTACGAAGGTCTGACCGTCGAGAAAGAAAAACTCGAAGTCGACGACAAGCGTGTGGATGAAGTCGTGGAAAACATCAAAAACGCGCACGCCGAATGGGGTGACGTTCTGGAAGACCGCCCCGCCCAAATGGGTGATATGGCGAACCTGGATTTCACCGGAAAGCTTGACGGCGAGCCGCTCGAAAACGGCGCGGGCACTGACTTCCCCCTCGAGCTGGGCTCGAGCCGCTTCATCCCCGGTTTTGAAGAAGGCATCGTCGGCATGAAAGTCGGCACGACGAAAACCATCAGCCTGAAGTTCCCCGAAAACTACCATGTCGCGGAGCTCGCGGGTAAACCCGTCGATTTCGTGACGACACTGAAAGGCCTGAAGAAGAAGTCGCTCCCCGAGCTGACTCCGGAATTCCTGGCCGGCAAAATGGGTCCCGGCGTCGAAACCGAAGCGCAACTGCGCGAGAACATCAAAAAAGATCTGAACGAATCCGAACAGAAGCGCATCGATTCGGACATGAAAAATCGTCTGCTCCGCTCGCTGGTCCGCGCGAACCCCGTCGACGTTCCGCCCTCGCTCTTGAAAGAGCAGAAGGCCGCTCTGGTCGAAGACATGAAGAATCGTCTGACCCAACAAGGAATGACGCCCGACGATTTCGCGGCGTACACCGACAAGTGGGAAGCGGACTTCGATACGACCGCGCGTGAAATGATCCAATCGGGTTATTTGGTCGACGCCGTCGCGACGAAGCACGAGCTGAGCTACACTGACGCCGATTTGGAAAAGAAATACGAAGAGTACGCGCAGCAGACCGGGATCGATCTCGCCCGCATCAAGGACTTCTACTCGCGTCCCGAACAGGTTCAGCGTCTGACTTACATGATCACCGAAGAAAAGGTGATCGACTTCCTGATGAAGACCGCAAAGGTCACGGAAGTGAAAAAAGAAAACCTCAAAGAGAAAAACTAG
- a CDS encoding P-loop NTPase: MKILFVSGKGGVGKSTVAATLALQAARAGQKTLLVELGNRSFYGLAFKKNFSATPSPWRDGVDIALWDGNSCLREYALHLLKSEALYKLFFENAVSRSLIQVAPGLAELAILGKITSGPPRNVGPKLPYDTLIVDAFASGHFLALLRAPLGFAEAVRFGPMGNESRDIAKVLRDPEICRYCFVTLPESLPVQETGELVASFKELVPNIAPEICLNRWLQPAMAAQVKAPVGGDKDDFAHDLARRRESEVAAETQFQGLKTWIAPWILETDFEKTVLQLAEIVSTPQGGAGEVKP; this comes from the coding sequence GTGAAAATTCTTTTCGTTTCCGGGAAAGGTGGAGTGGGCAAATCGACCGTCGCGGCCACCCTGGCGCTGCAGGCGGCGCGCGCGGGCCAAAAGACCCTCCTGGTCGAGCTCGGAAATCGCAGTTTCTACGGACTGGCCTTCAAGAAAAACTTCTCGGCGACCCCTTCGCCTTGGCGGGATGGCGTCGATATCGCCCTCTGGGATGGCAATTCGTGCCTGCGGGAATATGCGTTGCACCTTCTGAAATCCGAGGCCCTCTACAAGCTTTTCTTTGAAAACGCGGTCTCGCGCTCGCTGATTCAAGTGGCGCCGGGGCTGGCGGAGCTCGCGATTCTGGGGAAGATTACGAGTGGGCCCCCCCGCAACGTCGGGCCGAAACTCCCTTACGACACGTTGATCGTGGACGCGTTTGCCAGCGGGCATTTTCTGGCGCTTTTACGTGCGCCGCTGGGCTTCGCCGAAGCCGTACGCTTCGGACCCATGGGGAATGAAAGTCGCGACATCGCGAAGGTCCTGCGTGATCCCGAGATCTGCCGGTATTGCTTTGTGACCTTACCGGAAAGTCTGCCGGTGCAAGAGACCGGCGAATTGGTCGCCAGCTTCAAGGAACTCGTTCCGAATATTGCGCCGGAAATCTGTCTGAACCGCTGGCTGCAGCCCGCGATGGCGGCGCAGGTGAAGGCGCCCGTCGGCGGGGACAAAGACGACTTCGCGCACGATCTGGCGCGCCGACGCGAAAGCGAAGTCGCCGCCGAGACGCAATTTCAAGGTTTGAAAACGTGGATCGCGCCGTGGATTTTAGAAACCGACTTCGAAAAGACCGTCCTGCAGCTTGCCGAGATTGTTTCAACGCCCCAAGGTGGCGCCGGTGAGGTGAAGCCATGA
- a CDS encoding ArsA family ATPase translates to MSAYLSDAKVIVCMGTGGVGKTTIASGLAALFARRGLKVLVLTVDPSKRLKQSLGLDESGEPRRVELPALSAPGELWGAVVNSKKTFDDFVRRAANQSPEAEKILQNRLYQQLSTTLAGSQEFTALENLLAAEKSGRFDLIVLDTPPAHHAFEFLQAPQKLASIFNEGIAKWFRAPEGRGLLSGLFQAGTKQTLKILESLTGAEFMGQLSEFFSQIHSWQGQLEARAVESQRLLVRPSTRFLLITAFDEAKFQEGEVFAREIRKGGYNLAGLIINRAHPLWFQSEAQPAETGAAGLQHDFRKYYDARRAKISELKKRLGATFAVLEVPEQIEDIDSPGEVWEFSKKLEAALPAQENV, encoded by the coding sequence ATGAGCGCGTACCTGAGCGACGCCAAAGTGATCGTCTGCATGGGGACCGGGGGCGTGGGTAAAACCACGATCGCCTCGGGACTGGCGGCGCTTTTTGCGCGCCGGGGATTGAAAGTCCTCGTGTTGACGGTTGACCCATCGAAACGGTTGAAACAGTCGTTGGGCCTTGATGAAAGCGGTGAACCGCGTCGCGTGGAGCTACCGGCGCTCTCGGCGCCGGGCGAACTTTGGGGCGCCGTCGTGAACTCGAAGAAAACTTTCGACGATTTCGTTCGCCGTGCGGCCAATCAATCGCCCGAAGCGGAAAAGATTCTGCAAAACCGCCTGTACCAACAACTCTCGACCACGCTGGCGGGTTCCCAAGAGTTCACGGCGTTGGAAAATTTGTTGGCGGCCGAGAAAAGCGGTCGCTTCGATTTGATCGTTTTGGATACGCCGCCCGCGCATCACGCTTTTGAATTTCTGCAAGCGCCCCAGAAGCTCGCGTCGATTTTCAACGAAGGCATCGCGAAATGGTTCCGCGCGCCGGAAGGTCGCGGTCTTTTAAGTGGACTTTTCCAAGCCGGAACGAAGCAGACACTCAAAATTCTGGAATCGCTGACGGGTGCGGAGTTCATGGGGCAACTGAGCGAATTCTTCTCGCAAATTCACTCTTGGCAGGGGCAACTCGAGGCGCGCGCGGTCGAGTCGCAGCGCTTGCTGGTGCGACCCTCGACGAGATTTTTGCTGATCACCGCGTTCGATGAGGCCAAGTTTCAGGAAGGCGAAGTTTTCGCCCGTGAAATCCGTAAGGGCGGCTACAACTTGGCGGGCTTGATCATCAACCGCGCGCATCCGCTTTGGTTTCAAAGCGAAGCGCAGCCGGCGGAAACCGGTGCCGCGGGATTGCAGCACGATTTCCGCAAATACTACGACGCCCGCCGCGCGAAGATCTCCGAACTCAAAAAACGATTGGGCGCGACCTTCGCGGTCCTCGAAGTCCCGGAGCAAATCGAAGATATCGATTCGCCCGGTGAAGTTTGGGAATTTTCGAAAAAACTAGAGGCCGCACTTCCGGCCCAGGAGAACGTATGA
- the gshA gene encoding glutamate--cysteine ligase, with protein MIQNSLHKNYCSSTDKLSTWYAQKTQGLGLPFYSSYDIRDSGFKVANVDANIFPAGFNNICPTDKDYAIEIFAEAFRTRYGANDPQRIMLVTEEHTNNPYYWENVLTIKSLMESSGRKVMIAIPRRMEQPLKVKSLTGVEIDVVSAFEDSVWVKEFKPELIVSNNDFSEPYEEWAAQLTLPIDPPRELGWYQRKKSNYFKHYNALVEEFAGICGIDPFVLNVKTEIFENFDLADENQMKTLAERVDLMVAELKAEYAKRGIQQEPVVFVKNNAGTYGLGVTMVKSGADVMEWNYKSRKKMKAAKGGREIHDVIVQEGIPSRVQADGATAEPVIYMVGCDLAGGFLRSHAEKSSTESLNSPGAVYKRLCVADLQVNVEGSPLENVYGWSARLGLLAIGMEARDLGLRLRGRGCPTAGE; from the coding sequence ATGATCCAGAACTCCCTCCACAAAAACTACTGCTCGAGCACCGACAAATTGTCGACGTGGTACGCCCAGAAGACTCAAGGGTTGGGGCTGCCGTTTTATTCGAGCTACGATATTCGTGACTCGGGATTCAAGGTCGCCAACGTGGACGCGAATATCTTCCCGGCGGGTTTCAACAACATCTGCCCGACGGACAAAGACTACGCGATCGAAATTTTCGCCGAGGCTTTCCGCACCCGCTACGGCGCCAACGATCCCCAGCGCATCATGCTCGTGACCGAAGAACATACGAACAATCCCTACTATTGGGAAAACGTTCTCACGATCAAATCCTTGATGGAATCCAGCGGTCGCAAGGTGATGATCGCGATTCCGCGCCGGATGGAGCAGCCCCTCAAGGTGAAAAGCCTGACCGGCGTCGAGATCGACGTCGTCTCGGCATTTGAAGATTCTGTTTGGGTGAAAGAGTTCAAGCCGGAGCTGATCGTTTCGAACAACGACTTTTCGGAACCTTACGAGGAGTGGGCGGCGCAATTGACGTTGCCGATCGATCCGCCGCGTGAGCTCGGCTGGTACCAGCGCAAGAAGTCGAACTACTTCAAACACTACAACGCCTTGGTGGAGGAGTTCGCCGGAATCTGCGGCATCGATCCCTTTGTGTTGAACGTGAAGACCGAGATCTTCGAGAACTTCGATCTGGCGGACGAGAATCAGATGAAGACCCTTGCCGAACGCGTCGACCTGATGGTCGCGGAGCTGAAGGCTGAGTACGCCAAGCGCGGCATCCAGCAGGAGCCCGTCGTCTTCGTGAAGAACAACGCGGGCACTTACGGTCTGGGCGTGACGATGGTGAAATCCGGCGCCGACGTCATGGAGTGGAACTATAAATCCCGCAAGAAAATGAAGGCCGCGAAAGGCGGGCGCGAGATCCACGATGTCATCGTGCAAGAGGGGATTCCCTCGCGCGTGCAAGCGGACGGTGCGACGGCCGAGCCGGTCATCTACATGGTGGGCTGCGACCTTGCGGGCGGATTCCTGCGTTCCCACGCCGAGAAGTCTTCGACCGAATCGTTGAACTCGCCCGGTGCGGTTTACAAACGCCTGTGCGTCGCCGATCTGCAGGTGAACGTCGAAGGTTCGCCGCTTGAAAACGTCTATGGCTGGTCGGCGCGTCTGGGGCTGCTCGCGATCGGTATGGAGGCGCGGGATCTGGGCCTGCGTCTGCGCGGTCGGGGTTGCCCGACGGCGGGGGAATAA